Part of the Salvelinus namaycush isolate Seneca chromosome 25, SaNama_1.0, whole genome shotgun sequence genome is shown below.
tatgtatgtatatactgtgtgtatggatgtatgtatgtatatgcagtatgtatgtatgtatgtatatactgtgtgtgtggatgtatgtatgtatatgcagtatgtatgtatgtatgtatgtatgtatgtatgtatgtatgtatgtatgtatgtatgtatgtatgtatgtatgtatgtatgtatgtatgcatgtatatactgtatgtatgtatgtatgtatgtatgtatgtatgtatgtatgtatgtatatactgtatgtatgtactgtatgtactgtatgtatgtatatactgtatgtatgtatgtatgtatgtatgtatgtatgtatgtatgtatgtatgtatatactgtatgtatgtatgtactgtatgtatgtatgtatgtatgtatgtatgtatgtatgtatgtatgtatgtatgtatgtatgtactgtatgtatgtatgtatgtatgtatgtatgtatgtatgtatatactgtatgtatgtatgtatgtatgtatgtatgtatgtatgtatgtatgtatgtatgtatgtactgtatgtatgtatgtatatactgtatgtatgtatgtatgtatgtatgtatgtatgtatgtatgtatgtatgtatgtatgtatgtatgtatgtatatactgtatgtatgtatatactatatgtatgaatgtgtatatatactgtatgtatggatgtgtgtatgtatatactgtatgtactgtatgtatgtatctatgtTCACCCTTGTGTTCTGTTCATCTTCCAGTGGGGAAAACATCACTGATCACCAGGTTCATGTACGACAGCTTTGACAACACATATCAGGTAAAACTTGGCTCCTTCATTTAATGTTCAGGTACAAACAAATTACAGGACATAAATTAGAAACACATTACAGGACATCAATTACAGTACAAAGTACAAAGGGCAATACAAATCTATTTACCATAGATTTGATTAGATGTCAGTGCTTGGCCTACACACTGAATAGCTTCTTATGTTTCCTATCTATCACAATACATATTTTCTTTTGTGAATAACAAACTATAGAGGGTAAAACACTGTACCCCGTGGGACTTATTTTATTGTTCTATTATTGCTAATATCACTTTCCTGTTGTTTTATTTGACAGGCAACCATTGGGATTGACTTCTTATCAAAGACCATGTACCTGGAGGACCGAACAGTAAGAAACTCTGTCAGTTTCCTGAAAGGAACACACAGATCAACACAGACTACATTATTTCTACACTTTTTAGTGGCCTAGCACGCTAACTAGCACAATAGCACTCCAATTCTCCTAGTATACAAGACATACTAActataccagaggaggctggtgggaggagctataggaggacaggctcattgtaatggcttgaATGGAATAAATTGATTGGTATCAACCCCATGAAACATATTGAAACCACATGGTTGACTCCATtctatttattccattccagccattacaatgagcccatcctcctatagctcttcccaccagcctccactgaactATACATACTTGTACATACTACATACTAATTACATCGATGAGGCATTCATAAATGAGAATGTATTCTCATTTAACTTACCTGGTGAAATGAACTTAAATACACGTGTTAATACagagctgttgtttagccagtactgTATCTCTGTGTATGCTATCTATCTAGGTGAGGCTGCAGCTGTGGGATACGGCTGGCCAGGAGCGCTTCAGGAGTCTGATTCCTAGCTACATACGGGACTCTACTGTCGCTGTGGTGGTGTATGACATCACAAGTGAGCATTGCAACTCACACAACAAGCAGaaccacacgcacacgcacacgcacacacacacacacacacacacacacacagttaccctgTGTACTATAGTGGCGTGTCATTTTGGTTTACACAGTAAAATACAGTAAAAATGTTGTAAATTATGTATTTCCTCTACAGACATGAACTCATTCCAGCAGACCTGTAAGTGGATTGATGACGTTCGAACAGAGAGGGGCAGTGATGTCATCATCATGTTAGTGGGCAACAAGACAGAcctggaggagaagaggtgggtctagttcagggttccccaactggcagcccgCGGGCCGAATTTGGGCCACTGGTGGTAATATTTGTCCCCCCAAGTTGTTGGacataatttttatttattttatctttatttaactaggcaagttagttaggaacaaattcttatttacaatggtgtcctaggaacagtgggttaactgccttactcaggggcagaacaacatatttttaccttgtcagctcggggattcaatctagcaacctttcggttactggcgcaatgttctaatcactaggctacctgcctccccaggactgtaagactgtaaaaacaacaggaaatcagctccaagttatTTTAATGTAAGAAATCTGGTCCCAAGTGTTCCCGTGCATAATAGAAAGACACATgcttgtatacaaatgtaagcaaggtttgtaatgattatgttttagtcaaacatatctgtc
Proteins encoded:
- the LOC120020309 gene encoding ras-related protein Rab-6B-like isoform X1 translates to MSAGGDLGNPLRKFKLVFLGEQSVGKTSLITRFMYDSFDNTYQATIGIDFLSKTMYLEDRTVRLQLWDTAGQERFRSLIPSYIRDSTVAVVVYDITNMNSFQQTCKWIDDVRTERGSDVIIMLVGNKTDLEEKRQITIEAGEQRAKELNVMFIETSAKTGTNVKQLFRRVAATLPGMESLDDVNPEGMIDIKLDKPAEPTVPEGGCSC